One window from the genome of Malacoplasma penetrans HF-2 encodes:
- a CDS encoding riboflavin kinase, translating into MKIIKINLPFNNQIENTENLVLGHFNLIHYGHHELFKELKNFSFLIFENNPSKFKRPYSLDERIENLSKFNPEYIFVYDILKNNIDADVFIKEVLLKIKPKNIVVGSDFCFGKNKKGNVELLKSFFNLKEIYKNEFYSSRNIIELIESGFLEKANEMMMFNFYYSNVVIKGKGLASELDVPTANIEDNKDIKIPSGSYSSITLIDDKLYKSISFIGIPKSFENTKPTVETHIFDFNQDIYNKKIKIYPIKFIRPNQKFDDIKTLIKFIKNDCDIAKKFLSDFDLKKIKY; encoded by the coding sequence ATGAAAATTATTAAAATTAATTTACCTTTTAACAATCAAATTGAAAATACAGAAAACCTAGTATTAGGACATTTTAATTTAATTCATTATGGTCACCATGAATTATTTAAAGAATTAAAGAACTTTAGTTTTTTAATTTTTGAAAACAATCCTTCTAAGTTTAAAAGACCTTATTCATTAGATGAAAGAATTGAAAATCTTTCAAAATTTAATCCTGAATATATTTTTGTTTATGATATTTTAAAAAATAATATTGATGCTGATGTTTTTATAAAAGAAGTGTTATTAAAAATAAAACCTAAAAATATTGTTGTTGGTTCTGATTTTTGTTTTGGTAAAAATAAGAAAGGAAATGTTGAACTTTTAAAATCTTTTTTTAATTTAAAAGAGATTTATAAAAATGAATTTTATTCTTCTAGAAATATTATTGAACTAATAGAATCTGGTTTTTTAGAAAAAGCTAATGAAATGATGATGTTTAATTTTTATTATTCAAATGTAGTAATTAAAGGAAAGGGATTAGCATCTGAACTTGATGTTCCCACAGCAAATATTGAAGACAATAAAGACATTAAAATCCCATCTGGTTCTTATAGTTCAATAACTTTAATTGATGATAAATTATATAAAAGTATTTCTTTTATTGGTATCCCAAAATCTTTTGAAAATACTAAACCAACTGTTGAGACACATATTTTTGATTTTAACCAAGACATATATAATAAAAAAATAAAAATATATCCAATAAAATTTATTAGACCAAATCAAAAATTTGATGATATAAAAACACTAATTAAATTTATAAAAAATGACTGTGATATTGCTAAAAAATTCTTAAG